One Streptosporangium becharense genomic window, GGTCGCGCAGGTCGGAGTCGATGTACTCGGTGGCGCCTTCGGCGGTGCCGGTCAGCAGGGCTCGGGCGTGCGCCAGCACCATGGGGTCGTTGTCGACGTAGACGATGCGGGCGTCCGGGGCGACGCGCTGCGCGACCTGGTGGGTGTTGTCGACGGTGGGCAGGCCGGTGCCGATGTCGAGGAACTGGCGGATGCCCGCCTCGCCGGCCATGTAGCGGACGGCGCGGGAGAGGAACGCGCGGGAGGAACGCGCGACGTCGACGATGTCGGGGAAGATCTCGCGGAACTGGTCACCGACCGTACGGTCCACGGCGTAGTTGTCCTTGCCGCCCAGCCAGTAGTTCCAGATCCGGGCCGAGTGCGCCACGCTGCTGTCGAGTGCGGTCGGCTGCCGGCCGGAGGCGTGTGGGGTGGTCTCGTCGGGCACGGGGTGCTCTTTCTCTGGCGCCGGAAGCGTGAAGATCTTTGTGATGCCATCTTGCCGGGTTCCCCCGAGCTTTCGGGCATCTTTCACCACTATTTCGGGTTTTTTCCACCCAAGAGGAATGGTTTGGGGGGAACCGGTGGCTCAGGCGAGGAGTCGAGGGCTGGGGGCGGGGAACCGATGGCTCAGGCTGGGGAGTCGAGGGCTGGGGGCGGAGGGCTGTTGGTTCAGGTCAGGGAGCCGGCCAGCTCCGCCGCGGCGTCCGCGACCCGAGGCCCGACGGTGCCGGGGTCCAGCTGGCCGAAGGCGACCACGCCCACTGATGCCTCCAGCCACGGCAGGCCCGGCACCGGCGCCGCGACGCCCCGGGCACCCTCCTGAAGCTGGCCCTCGCTGACCAGGTAACCGGTGCGGCCCTCTCGGAGGGCGAGGATGGCCAGCCCCGCCGCCCCCCTGGTCAACGGATGCCGGGACCCTTCGCGGTAGGCGACGTGCATGTTCGTCCACGACGGCTCGACCACCGCCACCGCCAGGCCGTCGTCGCCCTCGGCCACGGTGAGATGCGCCGTCGCCCCCACCTCCTCGGCGAGCCTGCGCAGGGTGGGCAGCGCACCCGCGCGGAGCAGCGGCTGCACCGCACGGGCCAGCACGAGGACACCGAAGCCCAGGTGGACCCGGCCGTCGCCGTCGCGGCGGACGAACCCCTCGCTCTGCAACGTGTTGAGCAGCCGGTAGACCGCCGGACGACTCAGCCCCAGCTCCGCTGCCAGCTCGGTGGGGGTACGGCCCCGATGGCCTTCTGTGAGCAGGCGCAACAGCCGCAGGCCGCGCTCCAGGGTCTGCGAGGACTCGGCCGCCATCAGGACGCCCGCGAGGATGGCACCATTCCCCGATTATCGCCGGTGCCCCGCCACCGGACGCGACCCGGTGAACCAGGGCGACGAGAGCGGGCGACGAGACGGGGCAGTGCGACGGGGCGACGAGAACGGGCGACGAGACAGGGCAGTGCGACAGGGCACCCGTCACGGGCCTGGGACGAGGCGCGACACGCTTTGAGATGCGGTGAAGCCGGTGACGTCATGGCCTTTTCGAGATGCGCCAGATGCCGCGGGAGGTGAATGGAACATCTCGGGAAGTTGATGATTCCCTGACAAGGACTGTCGAGGTGCCACTGATCTGGGTAAAGTGCGGTTAGATCATTTTCAAACGGTTGTACCGGGGAGTTCAGGACATGCGATCGACTCTGCGCCGGGTTCTCGCCGTCGGTGCCGCGCTCGCGCTCATCGGCGTCGCGACGCCCGGAGCCGCGTACTCGCAGGCCGACCCCGAAAGCTGCAACGAGCTCCTGGGGCCCGACACCCCGGCCTACGTCGTGTGCCACTGGCTGGCCAAGCCGGATGAGGCGCTCGGTGTCGCCCTCTTCTGGGGCGCCGACGACGGGGCCAACCTCAAGGGTGCCGGCCCGGTTGACGGCAAGTTCATCGACTGTTCGGCCGCGGGAGCCTCCTGCCCGAAACCCGAGGACAGCGTCGAGGGCGACGAGAACTCCCCGCTGCCCGAAGGCGCCGGTGACGACGGAGCGCCTCAGTGCGAGGCGGGCCAGCAGTGCTCGGTGGACGGGCACGACGCGGGCGGCAGCAGCGAAAGAGTCGCCGAGAACAGCTCCGGTCTCCCTCCCGCCACCACCCCCACCCCCACGCAGGACGCCGCCGCGGCGGCGGCAGCCCAGACCCCCGCGGGCCAGGCGATCACCGCGGCGAAGGCCGCCCAGTTCCGGATCTGGATCGACACCGAGCTGGCCGACGACTGGAAGGCGGGCCCCGAGGCGTTCGCCGCCGCCGTCAAGCGCATCGGTGCCCTGGCCTCGCGTCCCGAGGTGGCGGGCATCCGGTTCACCTCCCAGCTGGGTTACAACAAGACGTTCGCCACGAACGACGAGATCAAGGCGTTCGTCGCCGCCGCCTCCGACGCGCTCCGTCAGGCCGCCCCCGGCAAGCGCCTCGGCGTCCACACGGTCGTGCCCGAGCTGGCCTGCGGCGCGGACGACGCCTGCAAGGCCGAGATGCGTAAGCGCCATCCGCTTCTCAACCCCGAGCAGGTCGAGTCCCCGCTGATCGCGGGCCGCGTCGACCAGCTCTCCCTGGACACCGGCCTGCTGTACGGCGGCTACGACACCTGGAAGATCAACGCCGAGCAGGCCCACCGCAACCAGTGGATTCAGGTGCGTGCCCGGTCGTGGGACGTCCTGACCCAGGTGGCCGCCGAGGAGACCGGCCTCGTCGGGCAGGTCTCCGCCGACCAGGTCGCGATTCGCCTCTCGGTGCCCGTCAAGGACGGAGCCGCTCAGCAGGTGAACGTCTGGACCCGGGTCCAGGGCACCCAGGGTGCGGTGAACCGGTTGACCGCGTGGGACGAGGTGAAGAAGCTGAACCCGATCCAGCGTCGCCTGGCCGCCGTCTACGACCCGGCCAGCCCCGAGGCGGACCTGGCCACCGACCTCAAGAAGCTCTCCGAGGCGTTCGGGCAGATCTACCTCACCGTCACCTGACCGGATCTCCTGCTCTTCCCGGGCCCCGCGCGTGGTGCGGGACCCGGCACGGCGTGCGGCCCGACGTCGTCCCCATGCTCGCGGGCCCCGCACGTACGGGACCAGGGCGGCTCCCGGGTCGCCGCGCTCCGGTCCGCCGAGGCGGACGGCGCGGGATCTCCGGACGTCACAGGGGCTCCCGGCCGGTGAGGCGTTCCATCACGGTGAGGTCGATCTCCATGGTGCCGGTCTCCGCGGGCAGGCCCAGCGTCCGGGCCGCGTTCGGGTGCAGCTCGCCCGCGTGGCCCAGCACGGTCTCCCCGATGAGGAGTTCGACACAGCGTCCCGGCAGCCACGGGACGTACTCGGCGGGGCGTGCGGTCAGGTGGGCCCCCATGACGTGCGCGGCCGTACGGGCGGCGTCGGCCGCGTCCGCCCACGCCGACTCCCCGGTCAGGACGACGGCGAGGTGGTGCGGCTGAGCCGGGAGAGCCGCCTCCAGCGCGTCGAGCTGGTCGTCGGTGGGGCGCCGCCCGGCGGGCGGTGACGGCGGCGCCCCGGCTCCCGGCAGGGGGAGGAAGACCGTCCCCTGCTCGAAAAGGGCCGGGTCGCGGCTGCCACGCCGGAGGTTGAGCGCCAGAGCGGACAGCAACGCGGGCAGCAACGTGGTGCGCAACGCCGGCTGACGCGGGTCGAGCGGGTTGACGAGCCGCAACGCGGTGCGGCGCGGGTCTCCGGGGGGCAGCCCGAGGGCGTCCCACGCGGCGTCGCCGACGAAGGGGGGCCCCGGCGTCTCGACGTACCCGGCCTCGGCCAGCGCGTGCCCGACCCGCGTCCGCAGGCTCCGCGGCCGGTCGGCTTCGGGAAAGGTGCGCGGCCCCGGGATCGTCTCCGCCTCGGGCACCGCCCGCGCGTTCGGCACCGCCTGCCGCAACAGGGCACTCACGTCGTCGCGGCCGCCCACGGCGGTGACGGCGGCACGGGCGGGCGACCGGACGGAGCGGGGCGGGAACTCGTCCAGCGCGAGGGCGAAGCGGATGTCGCCGCCGACGACGTCGCGCATGTCCTTCAGGCCGTGCCGGAGCATCAGAGTGCGTTCGACGCCCATGCCGAAGGTGAACGCGCCATAGCGGTGCGGATCGATGCCGCAGGCGGCCAGCACCTGGGGATGGACCATGCCGCAACCGCCCCATCCGATCCATCCTCCGCCGCCGCAGGTGCCGCACGGGGTGACCGGGGCACCCCCGGGTGCGCCTTCCGTGGGGTTTGCGGGCAGGCTCCCCGGTATGCCTTTCCGGCGGCTTCCCGGTGCGCTTTCCCTGGGGTTTGCGGGCAGGGTTCCCCGTGCGTCATCCGGCGTGCCGTTCCCGGTCGCGTCTCCCGCGGTGCGGCCGGAAACGCCGCAGACCACGCAGGCGACGTCAACCCCGGCCGACGGGTCGGTGCGGGCGGACCGGTGCGGGCGGAGCCTGGTCGGCGTACCCTCGCCGAACACGGCGGCGGCGAAGAGGTCGAGGGTTCTCGTCAGGTCGGCCATGGTGAGACCCTCGTCCACGGCGAGCCCCCCGACCTGGTTGAACACCGGGCTGTGGGTGGCGTCGGCCGGGCCGGGGCGGAAGACACGGCCGGTGCAGACCACGCGGAGCGGAGGAGCCCCGCCGAGCATCGCCCTGACCTGCGCCGGTGCGGTGCACGCACGCAGCACCAGCCCCGACCGCCGGCCGGGGGCGGCGGGGTCCGCGACGTGGAAGGTGCGGTCGGGCGCCCGGGCGGCGTGACGCTCGTCCATGTTGAGGGCGTCGAAGCTGAACCACTCGGTTTCGACCTCGGGCCCCGCTACGGCGCGGTAGCCCAGGCCGGCGAGGACATCGGTGATCACCTCTGTCATGACGGTCACCGGGTGCCGGGCGCCCCGGGAGCCGCGTGGCCGTTCTCCGGCGTGGCCCATGGAGGTCCCCCTCATGGTCACGACCACCCGAGGGGACGGGGCGTGACGCGCTCGCGGACCGGATCCGGCCGACCGGGCGCCCGCCGGCGGGTTTCCGCCGGTCGTGGGAGCGTCGGCCGGGCCGGGCCGGTGACGTCTGTTTCGACGGTGCCTGTCTTGACGGTGCCTGTCTTGACGGTGCCTGTTTCGACGGTGCCTGTCTTGACACTGCCTGTCTTGACGGAGG contains:
- a CDS encoding tRNA ligase subunit PheS family protein, which gives rise to MRGTSMGHAGERPRGSRGARHPVTVMTEVITDVLAGLGYRAVAGPEVETEWFSFDALNMDERHAARAPDRTFHVADPAAPGRRSGLVLRACTAPAQVRAMLGGAPPLRVVCTGRVFRPGPADATHSPVFNQVGGLAVDEGLTMADLTRTLDLFAAAVFGEGTPTRLRPHRSARTDPSAGVDVACVVCGVSGRTAGDATGNGTPDDARGTLPANPRESAPGSRRKGIPGSLPANPTEGAPGGAPVTPCGTCGGGGWIGWGGCGMVHPQVLAACGIDPHRYGAFTFGMGVERTLMLRHGLKDMRDVVGGDIRFALALDEFPPRSVRSPARAAVTAVGGRDDVSALLRQAVPNARAVPEAETIPGPRTFPEADRPRSLRTRVGHALAEAGYVETPGPPFVGDAAWDALGLPPGDPRRTALRLVNPLDPRQPALRTTLLPALLSALALNLRRGSRDPALFEQGTVFLPLPGAGAPPSPPAGRRPTDDQLDALEAALPAQPHHLAVVLTGESAWADAADAARTAAHVMGAHLTARPAEYVPWLPGRCVELLIGETVLGHAGELHPNAARTLGLPAETGTMEIDLTVMERLTGREPL
- a CDS encoding SAM-dependent methyltransferase; amino-acid sequence: MPDETTPHASGRQPTALDSSVAHSARIWNYWLGGKDNYAVDRTVGDQFREIFPDIVDVARSSRAFLSRAVRYMAGEAGIRQFLDIGTGLPTVDNTHQVAQRVAPDARIVYVDNDPMVLAHARALLTGTAEGATEYIDSDLRDPEKIIEAARGTLDFDRPVGLMLMNILGHIADIEEGRSIVRRLLAALPSGSYLAVADGTNVIRAEAFEKAIAIWNQAGSVSYTLRHPEQIASYFEGLELVEPGVVSCPLWRPDASQIGNSREVDEFCAVGRKP
- a CDS encoding IclR family transcriptional regulator, with the protein product MAAESSQTLERGLRLLRLLTEGHRGRTPTELAAELGLSRPAVYRLLNTLQSEGFVRRDGDGRVHLGFGVLVLARAVQPLLRAGALPTLRRLAEEVGATAHLTVAEGDDGLAVAVVEPSWTNMHVAYREGSRHPLTRGAAGLAILALREGRTGYLVSEGQLQEGARGVAAPVPGLPWLEASVGVVAFGQLDPGTVGPRVADAAAELAGSLT